The following proteins are encoded in a genomic region of Hydra vulgaris chromosome 05, alternate assembly HydraT2T_AEP:
- the LOC136080620 gene encoding uncharacterized protein LOC136080620 → MDLENDLQEMTKNNEKNLSNTNNDQSTFSDDEDQNIADIKNSGRTFTGIYNQKEYTEGLFILTKISMENGGVKYFIGKIQSIQPGTSRDIHKCEIIFMRHYRNTENKFVWPTIEDNLVIDDFFIVEVLEMPEVQRRGVSKCNFDKNEIRSLCVNKYWIYFMK, encoded by the exons ATGGATTTAGAAAATGATTTACAAGAGATgactaaaaataatgaaaaaaatctttctaatACTAATAATGACCAGTCTACTTTTTCAGATGATGAGGATCAAAATATTGCTGATATAAAAAACTCCGGGCGGACTTTCACAGGGATATACAATCAAAAGGAATATACTGAAGGTTTGTtcatattaacaaaaatatctatGGAGAATGGAGGAGTAAAATACTTTATTGGAAAAATTCAAAGCATTCAGCCAGGTACAAGCAGAGACATCCACAAATGTGAAATTATCTTCATGAGACACTACAG GAATacagaaaataaatttgtttggcCTACAATTGAAGACAACTTGGTAATAGATGATTTCTTCATTGTGGAAGTACTGGAAATGCCTGAAGTGCAAAGAAGAGGAGTTTCAAAGTGTAACTTtgacaaaaatgaaataagaagCTTATGTGTAAATAAGTATTGGATTTATTTCatgaaatga